The Pogona vitticeps strain Pit_001003342236 chromosome 7, PviZW2.1, whole genome shotgun sequence genome segment CTATAGGTATATATTTAGGTACACAGAGAGACTTAGGTATATAGGTTTCCTTAAAATATACATTATTTGCAAACATTTTCTCCATTCTATGCCAATGTACACCTTTTTGTACACTTCTTACTCTGCAAAACTtagagaaatgtaaaaaaaacaacaacacacaaaacaACCCACAGATAAGTGTGTTTTATTTCAGTCTTTATTTTAGGAAGTGCAAATTAAGTTAGTTTGCATTAAAATGAAACCTAAGGACTAAATCCAGTCATAATCCCAAACAGATTAGACCCATGACATTAATAGGATTGATTAAGTCAAGAGTTACTTAAGGCCCATTGATTGAGTGAGTCTAGGTGGAACTAATAACTGGAACTGGAACTACCCCCAAATAAATTTCATCCCATTGAGGCTCTTGACTCAATTTTTCTCCTTTAGTGCTCGAACTCAGTTCATTTCAAGAATGATTCAGCCAGCCTTGGCTCAGGAGGATTATTTAGTTTAGCCATTCTGCTGCAGAGTCATAAAGCACACCAGAAAGGAAAGGGTACCTGAGTGGTTCTTCTAGCTAAGAACACAATCCTAACTaaccaagatggctgaggggTAGTTTTGGTAATAATAGGCTAGCTAGAGTTATGCTGAATCCAAACTGCCCAATTTAAGGATATTGCAAATTACTTTTGGTTGAGAATGATGGGTATAAAAATGGAGAAGGAAGTTACTTAGTTAGCCTAGTAATCTCTTAGGAGATTGCTGTGCTCATCTGCTGACTAAACTGCATATCCTCTAGAAGTACGCTGAAGTTCTGATAGAATGAAAGTATTAGCTTAGGATAGCTAGTTTTCTCGTTTTCTTGTGGATTGTTCTGAAACTGCTTTTGCCTCAAAACCTTTTTGAATGCTTGTTTGCtccacacccctccctccctccctctctccctccctctctccctatctacctacctatctCCCGCTCAGCTAACAGGATAAGAGGTAGAACACAAGCAAGATATTTAGAACATGGGAGAAATAGCAAAGAGCTCCCACCATCTGTCTACTGAgcttgaaaaacagaaacagcTAGTGGAATATCCTGCAAGATGCCAACCCTGTAAGTGACAAGATGGGAAATGACAGCTAACAGATTTTCACTCTTCTAACAGCAAAAGAAACACACAGGCTTTGGTCTCAAATTTGAAAACCTCCAGATGCTACCCTCTTCTCACATTTCCATATCTTTGTTCATACAACATCTGATatgttttttcctcccttttttaagagaggggaaaggggaggggaaatgcTCCACAGAGCAAATCAAGCACATATGTTTTACTGCTCAAGAGCAGCAGTGCCAGTCATCGCCAGTGGACCTGAATCTGAGAAAGGGCCACTTTTGCaagcttttctttcttaaaaagaagGCTATCTACCACTTTGGATGGgaacaggaggaaggaaagatttTTCCTGTACATAATTTGAGTAAACTGAGATACTGTCTTTGTAAGAAAGCAAATAAGTAAGGCACAGTTTGCAGTAGCTGAGGTCAAACATCACagtaaaccatggtttattgtGATCAGAATAGGTCTGTGTAAATCTTGGGTATGGGTTTTTTTGTCTAactgtttctttcttcctctagTGTGACTGTGGGGAGAGTGAAATGGTTCTGTCTGTCTGTACACAACACCTAAGCTATGGAAACAAGGCCAGTGTGTCAACAACACCGACTGTTATAAAACAAGCCAATGTCAAGTCATGAGCTATGAAACCATCTTACAAACCATCGTTATTGGTAAACACAGTATGCTACGTTCAGATGACTCAGAAAGCCACAATTAATCAAGTATGGAAATTGAAATGTACAAACGCCTTGTTGTGGCCATGTTGGATGAGGAAAAGGGGCGACGTACCGTATCAACATGAACCCAAGGCTTATGAAGAAAATTCCCTTGATGGCAGCTGTCACAACAAACTCCCAGATTTTTGTCAATGGCATAGGCTGCCTTGGAAGGTCATGGCCTTTTCTTTGTTGGACAATTTTTCCATGGCTCTCTGCCAGCGATGCTCCTCCTGTTgatttcctgcttcagcaggGAGCTGGACTCCATTACTCTtggggttccttccaactctataCTTCTATTATTCTATGACGCCCCACGTCTTTATTTCCAGCGTAGTCCTGTCCCCTTGGCATCCTCAAGTTGCTACATAAAGATGTTCCAGCTGGCACTTCAACTGGGAACCGGGCTTTGATCCCCCTTCCACCTTTGCCATGCAAGCAAGGGAGCCACAATGAGGAAGAATGGTGCAAAAAGATCTTGGCTTCTACCTAAAATTTCAAGCAGAAAAGCTACACCCATGCTCCTGCTGAGACTCCAGTGATGTCAGGGAATATGATCCTGTATCTGGCTTGTGGTGTATGACTGCCATAGGGGTGCATTCACTCCCCTATGCAGTCAAAAGCATGCGTGTGTGCGGACACACACCTCCGTTATACATTTTGGAGGTGGGTGCTCATTGCTGCACAAGAGGTAGAAAAATGTATTCCAATATGGAAACTTCCGAAAATGGAAACCTTCAGTTCTGCTCATGGCTGCCCCATTAGAAAACCTCATTCGTTGTGTAGACTGCCTCATCCTTCCAGTCTGGGTCTACTGACTCAGATCTATCATTAATTCTTCCTGGATAACATATGCTTCTGTAAGAGTTCCCTATCCTGAAGCCTCCTGCCCTCCCACCCACTGAGCTTCCCGGCTTGGTTTGTCCCTTGCTTTCATGGCCAGCTTTGCAGGCCTTGGCATCCAACAGACTCCCTAGCTATGACTCCTGGCAGCAATGGCTTGGCGCGAACTCTTTCATGCAATCACTAGTTCCTGGTTTCAGGCTCCTGGCTCAACTCTGCCAGCTGCCTAAAGCTCATCCCTGACAAATGGCCCCTTTCCTGGGATTTGGAAGCTGGCCTTTTGGTTACACAGGGGGGAAGGAAGATCAGAGGGTCTCCAGAGACCGCAGCCTGTAGTGCATGTCAGAACATTGCAGATGGGCATAGCGAAGAGCAAGGAACCAACATGTTCCACATTCTAAAACACCTGGCAACTGGACTAGAGTCTACTGCAGAGTGCCTAGAGGTGAGGGACATTAACAGATGTTAATTACATAGTACATTGTTTCAAATGGCAAGTCATAACAGATTAATGAGGATAGACATCGTGAAACAGCTTTCGTTAGAAGGCTGGGTGCATAACAGGATGAAAATGCTTCAACCAGAGTTAAGACTCATGTTGCCTTATATTTCACAGagttttagacacacacacacacacacacacatacacacttacaCTTTAAAGCATCACACATGCAATTTCTCAAACTAGTCTGTTCTAGATCCCAGGAGAACATGATTAATCACTTAAAGCATATAATCGTTATATGAAACATTGAGAAATTCTGCCTTCCTCAACTCTTCTGAATAAAAATATGCTGAAAAGAACACAGAGTTCAAAGCATTCCAAAATGGACGAGTGATGTTAGGTGTTGTTGTCTGTGTGTCAAAATTTGAAGCAAAGTAAcactagcacacacacacaaaatcttgcACCAATCTGTCTGCAATTTTGCAGGTGCAACCTTCTCCCAGGAGACTAGGACCACTGCATATTTCATCCAGTTCTGAcagaaagtacagtaggacccctgcatCCAcgagatcagtatccactgattcacttaactGTAGTCACTTGTGGTCAATGAAACTGGATGACCTGAAACCATTTAAACTGTGGCAGATCCATTCCTTGGGTCTGGGACAGGTTTTCAGAATGCCTAGAGCAAAGGAGCACAGAGAATCTTCAGCAGGATTCATGCTAGCTCAGGGAGGAATGAAAGTCTAGCACaaaaaaaggacaggttacttacctgtaaacatggttcttcaagtggattctccatgaatacacactaatgggttaagtcagcacttgtgctggcctctcggaatcttctagagctgcaagagaaaagtaacaatgttcaggttgccctgcactgagcatgctcagcccgccaacggctcagttcccccTGTCCGCCATGTGAAGAGTTGGAACCCAGAACACTCCTCAGTGACGGacaagtggggaggccgggcgggacgtgtgtattcatggagaatccacttgaagaaccatgtttacaggtaagtaacctgtccttcttcaacgtggttctccatgaatccacactaatgggtgactagcaagcacacttacaggatggtgggccgtcactgaagcagtgaagtcaaaacagcccttccaaatttggtctctgctttagcccgaaggtccaacttgtagtgggtaacaaaggtagaagcattggaccaagtagcagaCCAACAAATTTCTTGGATGTCGATTCCCCTTAGCAGGGCTGTAGATGTAGCCATGGCTCTAGTGGAATAGGCTTTGAGACCTTCCGGCACAGGTTTCTGCAGCAGTTCATATGCCAGAGAAATGGTAGAGACTAGCCacctggagagggaagaggaggaagcaggagaaccTTTGCGGGGCCCATAAAAACATAGAAACAGTCTGTGGGCCTTTCTGAAATCTTTAGTCCTGGTGACATAATAGGCCAGTGCTCTACGAACATCTAAAgcatggagcatgcgttcaacttCCGTAAGTGCATTGGGAAAAAGGGTTGGTAAAATCAATGGTTGGTTAACATGGAAGGTAGAGACAACCTTAGGCAGAAACGTGACATCAGGATGAAGGACAACTTTATCcttaaaaaactgtaaataaggaggATCTACACGTAGGGCAGCTAACTCACTAGCTCTCCTGGCCGAAGTAATGGCCACCAAGAACAGTGTCTTGAAGGACAAGAATTTCAAGTCACAAGAGGCCATGGGTTCGAAAGGATGCCTCGTAAGACAATGCAAGACAGTCTGTAGCGACCACTGAGGTATTGGTCTCTTAGCTGGAGGCCGCATGTTGTCAAGTCCCTTGAAAAAGGCTTTAAGGGTTGGGTGAGAGAACCATCTGGATGACTCTGAACCCGTAGGTTGAAAAGCCACTATGGCCGCCGCGTAAACCTTCAGCGTTGACTTAGACAGGCCGAAGTCAAAAAGATGCCTAAGGTATAACAGTAGAGTTGATAAGGCCACAGGTGAGGGATGTAGGCCACGTTCCTGAGCAAATCTAAGAAAGTTTCTCCACTTGTAGCTGTAAAGCAACTTAGTGGCAGGTTTCCGTGCCTTGTCGATGACCTCTGTCAATGAcgggaaatcctccacgcagtcAAGTGGAGTGCATCGAGGTCTGGGTGAAGAACATTCCCCCCGCTCTGAGTGAGTAAGTTGGGTTGCAATGGAAGTGTCACCCTGTCCACTGACGCTTGAGACAgagtggagaaccacggtcgacgtggccaccaaggggcaattagTATTGCTTCTGCCCCCGTCTGTAGTAGTCTGACTATGACCCTCTGAAGGAGTGGCAGAGGGGGAAACAGGTAGATGAGGCCTCTCTTCCATGGTACCATGAACGCGTCTCCGAGGgagccttgtcccctgcccgcgCGAGACGCATAGAGTGGACACTTCGTGTTGTGTTGCGTCGCAAACATATCCACCAGTGGATGTCCCCACCGTTGGCAAAGGGTGGTGAACACCTTTTGGTCCAGTTGCCACTCGTGGGATTGGAACGGGCGACGACTGAGTTCGTCCGCCAATTGGTTGTCTGATGTGGCCACATGGatagccactggaaaaatgtgcctcaggtagcaccattcccagaaatgtactgtgagaaacagcagagacttggacctcgtgcccccttgcttgttcaggtagtacatcgtggtggtgttgtccgttACTACCTGCACAGCTGTGCctctgagaagaggaagaaatgccctgaaggcctttatcaccgctagcatctctagatggttgataTGCAGGGATGCTTCCTGCGGGGACCACAGAGCATGTATCTGGTGATGTAGACAATGGGCTCCCCATCCCATCGGGCTGGCGTCCGTTGTCACCTGTATGGTGAGTTGTAGAGGACGAAAGGGTCTCCCGATTAGCAGATGTGGAAGAAAGAGCCACCACTGTAACTGCCTTGCAAGTTCTGGAGTGACCCTGAGGCGCTTGTGCTGACCGTCTGCCACAGGGTTGAACAGGGCCATCAGCCAAGATTGTAGGGAGCGCATTTTGAGCCTCGCATGGGGCAAGGTGGCcgttgttgaggccatgaggcctagcaggtgTTGTGCTAACTTTGCAGATACTGTTCTCTTTGGCTTGAACCTTAGAactgcttttcttattttctgggCACGTTCTGGAAGTATGAACAGGCGGGCTTGCACAGCATCCAGCCTggcccctatgtagtccatcacttGAGAGGGTCGTAAATGAGACTTCTCGTAATTGATGGATAGGCCTAAGGCCTGTAGGGTCTGTAGAACTTGATGAGTGTCCTGGTAGGCTTGGTGTTTGGACTTTGACAcaatcagccaatcgtcgatatatGGGTAAATTTGAATCCCCTGGAGACGAAGATAAgctgccaccggggccatacacttgGTAAAGGTCCTTGGGGCGGTGGAAAGGCCGAATGGGAGAGCTACAAATTGGTATATGGTGTCCTGGAAGATCAGTCGAAGGTACTTTCTGTAGGCCTCGTGGATCGTTACATGAAggtaagcatccttcagatccaccactacaaaccaatctcctttcttgagCAGGTGGACGATCCCTTCCAGAGTAACCATCCGGAACTTCCGAGGATTGAGGTAGGTGTTGAGATCCCTCAGATCCAGTATGGGTCGAAGACTCCCGTCTTTCTTTGGAACAGCAAAGTATCGGGAGTAGAACCCGTTCCGGATGTCCCTGTAaggtaccttctggatggctcgCTTCTGTAGCagagtgagaatctcttcctctaggacggggtcgaaggatgtatgcctgacccatcctagaggaggcaattctataaactccaggcggtagccggagctgataattttcaagacccaggtgtctcgagtgatcttgtaccagttctgaaggtaaggagaaaggcgagtcAGATGGTGGTGGATCCGGACGCTGACTGGGAAGTCAAAGGTATTGCTTGAACTTCCGGCCAGAAGGCTTGAATGACTGGCGTTTGCTGTGTGTCTTGAAACTAGAGGCggaggaagaagcctgagaagaTCTTGCAGGCGGTTGTGGCCTGAACTGGCGATAAGTGGAGGTTGTACCCTGCTGGTACGACTGCTGTTGAGGCCTGGTACGCCACTGAGGTTTTGAAGGCCTCGGCTGTTGCTGTATGGCATaagattttgctgttttcttaCTCTCGTGGAGGGATTTCAAGTTCTCATCTGTTTTCTCACTGAAAAGACCAGTGGCATCAAAAGCTAAGTTCTTAATCCTGGCTTTAATGTCATCCATGATGTTGGCAGACCGTAACCAGGCGTGCCGCCTCAACGTGATGATAGATGCCAGATTTCTAGCATTGGCATCCGCCACATGCCGTGAAGCCAGACGTTGGTGCTTAGACACAGTCTGTGCCTCAGCATAAGCGTCAAGGCACACCTGCCTGATGTCTTCTGGTGCCACTTGGAGCGCTGGGAGCACTCTCGCCCAGAGTTGTTTTTGATAAGCCCCCATGGCCACCAAGTAGTTGAGGGCTCTGAGGGCAAAGGTGGTCATTGAGTAGAGCCGTCTTCCGAGCACCTCTAGGTCTCTACCTTCTTTGTTAGTTGGCGTAGGATGACCCTTAGTGGGCAAACGTCCCGCACTAGATTCCACCACAAGGGAATTAGGGGCTGGGTGTTTTAGAAGGCACTCTGTCTTTGGACCATGGACCCGATACATGTTCTCGGTCCTCCTGGAAAAGGTGGGAGAATCAGCTGGATGGTCCCAATAGCCAGTGATGAGATCCATGAGTTCTGGCACATAAGAAAGGCTAACTGGACGAGACCTGTCCTTGTGAATGTCCCCAAAGATGAGGTCATCCTCACGAGAAGGAGATTTCTCCACCTCCATCCTCAAGGTAGCAGCCATTCTTGCGACCATCTGAGGATAGGACGAAAAATCCTCCGATGGAGATGACGGATGGATATCAGCCGCATCAGACCCCAAAGGTTCAGCTGGTACCGGTGTCTCCAAGGAGGCATCTGATGTACCTTCGTCCTCGTGTTCAGAAGAGGAAACCGAATCAggtgcatcctcctcctccaaaagccGAGGGGCGACAGGCTGTGGTATGCCCTCTGTAGGCTTGGGAGGTTTAGTGGGTAACGGTCTACTCGGGCTCGGCAAGGGCGCCGAGGGCTTGTCAGCAGGTATCGGCGTCGGGAGACCGTGCTTGGTAGACCGACCCTCTGCCGGAGTAGCGCGCTCCTCGTCATCTGGAAGAGGGCGCTTTCGACGTCGACCCTTTTTTGGAGGCGGCGTGGTAGAAGTAGACGAGGAGGAAGAGTAGGTCCTCTTTCGTCGACGTCGTCGGTCTCTCGACGTGGAAGAGGAATCGGAAGTATAGTCTCGTTTATGCCGATGCCGGCGGCGAGACCTCCGTCTCTCACGGCTGTCATCGGAGTCCGATGAAGAATAATCCCGACGTCGATGTTTCCGTCGCCTATCGCCATCCACAGTACGCTTTCGCTTGCGATGGCGCTTAGGCTTCTTAGGGATAGTGTCCTCCTCGGTCTCGAGCGTTGGGCGTCGAGGAGGGACCGGTACATTCGGCTCCCCCGGTCTACTCGGGGAGGGTGTCGGAGACTTAGTAGCCAGCGATCCCGGTGTAGACGACCGGGATCGAGACGCCTGCCCAGGTAGAATTGGGCTCCGAGGCGCATCGGTCAAGCCAGAGATGATTTTGTCAATCTGGCTTGCCGTGGGAGACCTCTCGACGACGACCAATGGTTCTTGTCGTGGAGGAAGAGAGGCTCCAGGCTCCGACGCGGACTCTCGGTCTCTCGAAGAGTCCTCCAGGAacggagaagggagtgaggaggagatgggaggcaCTACCAGAGTAACCTCCTTCGATGTCGATGCTCCCTTcagcttttgtttcttctttttcaggtgtTCCGGCTTCGGTGGAGATATGGAGCCAGTCGACGCTGAGGTAAGTACCTTTTTGGACGAGGTTTTCGTCTTGGACTTGGCTTTAGCCTTCTTAGGAACATCCATAAGGGTATCCAATGAGGTGGACTGGACTACCCTGATCTCTGACCGTACTGAGGAGGAGGATTGGGCTacctccatttccgatggttgCGAGGCCGATAACGTTTGCTTCCAAAGGGAATACCTAAGACGTTGCTGCCGAGCCTTCAGAGTCACCTTAGTGAATCTTTTGCAGTGTCGACAGTTGGAGACCGAATGGGATTCTCCAAGACAGTACAGGCAAAGAGAATGTCCGTCCTGGAAAGGAAGTTTCCGGGAACAGGCGGTacagaggcgaaagggtcctctcctcggggatggtttgtcctttggaggcaTAGACTAACCGGTAGATGGAAGTAGACCAGGAGTCCCAAGTAGCGGATCGTTTGCTGGGCTTGGTAGAGGTCGGTAGACTGGGAGTCTCGAAGGCTATGGAGCTTTTGACTGACGTAGCGAAGGGTAGTAGACCAGGAATCCCAGGTAAAGGAAGGTAGGCCAAGACGCCGGATACCAGAAGATTGAAGAAATCCGGCAGGCGCGTGGCGCCCCGCAGGTGGCCAATTACCGTTGATTGGTAAGTCCaactggcgcgtggcgcctcagaggGTGGCCTAAGAGGCCAAATAGGCCAAAAGAGGAGTAGGTAAAGCCGCCAGAGGCAAAAAACGAAGTCAAATCCAGTCCAAAGTCAGGGCAACAACAGGCAGATCAACGATTTCCAGTCCGGTCGAAATAAAACACGAAAAATAGCCAAAATACAGGAGCTcagtccgagaggttccaactttcacaagcggaaaaaaggaactgagccgttggcgggctgagcatgctcagtgcagggcaacctgaacattgttacttttctcttgcagctctagaagattccgagaggccagcacaagtgctgacttaacccattagtgtggattcatggagaaccacgttgaagaagttCCGCACACCATTGAAGGATGGAATTAAATATAAACTACTAAGCTCCACATGAAtctagaattttattttttaggAGGCTTAGGTGTCCAGAAATAACACTCATGATGAAGGTGGCAAGCATCAGACCATAAGGTTCAAAGCACAAAGATTGCCAGAAGGTGAATATGTTTGACACTACATTGCAATAACCACATGCATACAACTTGCATTCTTCTTCCAAGTGTCCTGGATGTTTATGTCTTACTCTGCCTATTTaataaattaaactttaaaagcATAGTACAGTATTTATGATGTGTCTATTCCATGGACCTGGATAACCCAAAGCAGTTTAAATTCTGGCAAATCCATTCCTTGAATCCAGGCCAGGTtttctgaatgcctccagcaaatGAGCACAGAGAATCTATGGCAGGAATCATATTAGCTTTGtagaaaggctgggggggggggggcgcgttgTGGTGGAAAAAAGTTCCTCTTCCCATACAAGTAAGGAATTaataaatcaaattttaaaaacacatttgctACATGTTAGCTactagagttttgtcaagacaacaagctggtcatcacaaacactcttttccaacaaagcAAGAGGCGACTCgaaacatggacatcaccagatgggcaataccgaaatcagattgattatgttctctgcagccaaagatggagacgctctatacagtcagcaaaaacaagacctggagctctgATCAttggcttcttatagcaaaattcaagcttaaactgaagagagtaggaaaaaccactggggtagtcaggtataatctaaaccaaatcccttatgaatacacagtggaagtgaagaagagatttaaggaactagatttattgaacagaatgcctgaagaactttggatggaggctcgcaacactgtacaggaggcagcaacaaaaaccatcccaaagaaaaggaaatgcaagaaagcaaagtggctgtccaatgaggccttacaaatagcagagaagagaagggaaataaaatgcaagaaagatagggaaagttacagacaaagctaacaacaagaccagtggaggagatggcattccagttgaactatataaatcttaaaagatgatgcggttaaggtgctacactcaatatgccagcaagtttggaaaactcagcagtgaccagaggattgggaaagatcagtctacatcccaatcccaaagaagggcagtgccaaagaatgatccaactaccatacaattgccctcatttcacacactagcaaggttatgctcaaaatcctccaaggtaggcttcagaagtatgtggaccgagaattcctagaagctggattctgaaggggcagaggaactcaagaccaaattgctaacatgtgctagattatggagaaagccagagagttccagaaaaacatctacttctgcttcattgactacgcaaaagcctttgactgtgtggaccacagcaaactatggcaagtccttaaagaaatgggagtgcctgaccaccttatctatctcctaagaaatccatatgtgggacaggaagcaacagttagaactggatatggaacaactgattggttcaaaattgggaaaggagtatgacaaggctgtatattgtcctcctggttatttaacttatatgcagaatacatcatgtgaaaggcttgATTGGaggaaacccaagccagaatcaatattaccagaagaaacatcaacaacctcagatatgcagacgataccactctgatggcagaaagtgaggaggaattaaagaacccgagggtgaaagaggagagtgcaaaaaatggtctgaaactcaacatcaaaaaaactaagatcatggccactggtcccatcacctcttgggaaatagaaggggaagatatggaggcagtgacagattttactttcttgggctccatgatcactgcagatggggacaacagccacgaaattaaaagacgcctgcctcttgggaggaaagctatgacaaacctagacaacattttaaaaaacagagacatcactttactgacaaaggtctgcatagtcaaagctatgttttttccagcagtgatgtatggaagtgagagctggaccataaagaaggctgaccactgaagaatttatgcttttaaattgtggtgctggaggagactgttgagagttccctggactacaagatcaaacctatctgttctgaaggaaatcaac includes the following:
- the LOC144584086 gene encoding uncharacterized protein LOC144584086, which produces MPPKDKPSPRRGPFRLCTACSRKLPFQDGHSLCLYCLGESHSVSNCRHCKRFTKVTLKARQQRLRYSLWKQTLSASQPSEMEVAQSSSSVRSEIRVVQSTSLDTLMDVPKKAKAKSKTKTSSKKVLTSASTGSISPPKPEHLKKKKQKLKGASTSKEVTLVVPPISSSLPSPFLEDSSRDRESASEPGASLPPRQEPLVVVERSPTASQIDKIISGLTDAPRSPILPGQASRSRSSTPGSLATKSPTPSPSRPGEPNVPVPPRRPTLETEEDTIPKKPKRHRKRKRTVDGDRRRKHRRRDYSSSDSDDSRERRRSRRRHRHKRDYTSDSSSTSRDRRRRRKRTYSSSSSTSTTPPPKKGRRRKRPLPDDEERATPAEGRSTKHGLPTPIPADKPSAPLPSPSRPLPTKPPKPTEGIPQPVAPRLLEEEDAPDSVSSSEHEDEGTSDASLETPVPAEPLGSDAADIHPSSPSEDFSSYPQMVARMAATLRMEVEKSPSREDDLIFGDIHKDRSRPVSLSYVPELMDLITGYWDHPADSPTFSRRTENMYRVHGPKTECLLKHPAPNSLVVESSAGRLPTKGHPTPTNKEGRDLEVLGRRLYSMTTFALRALNYLVAMGAYQKQLWARVLPALQVAPEDIRQVCLDAYAEAQTVSKHQRLASRHVADANARNLASIITLRRHAWLRSANIMDDIKARIKNLAFDATGLFSEKTDENLKSLHESKKTAKSYAIQQQPRPSKPQWRTRPQQQSYQQGTTSTYRQFRPQPPARSSQASSSASSFKTHSKRQSFKPSGRKFKQYL